The following coding sequences are from one Fibrobacter sp. UWT2 window:
- a CDS encoding U32 family peptidase — MISATTSPELLLPVGTREMLEAAVKNGADAVYFGVPHWNARGRTEDFTFDDVRDMIRYARIRGVRTFLAMNVLVFERELWELPEFLEKIISLEPDAFIIQDIGLARLIRAIAPQQEIHASTQMTLASAEGVNLVKSIGFNRAVLARELSVKEIAAIKGGTDLELEVFIHGALCVSYSGQCLTSENFGGRSANRGQCAQSCRLPYRIFVDGKEFRDTDAQYLFSTRDLCALPKLDELEEIGVNSLKVEGRLKSPEYVAAVSRAYRKALNQIPLDSKDMEPLEVLFSRGLNTGWLDGDNHQELVNGTFSNHHGMALGQVAKTDRGQIIVALDESVGSTYPQPGDGILFENAALGVSIGSRLYAAQVTHLPHPKRGEPKYLRMEFGRDFDTRQIAVGMQVYRNDSPALERELRKTFTDRNLEERIPVNMVLSGKIGEPLKLTMSDGLHHSAEVVAETPLEAARNSENRSKNEADKALHDLAQKELSGLSATAYQLKHLDIQVDRGAFIPGKVLRTLRQNAAEKLDEIRCQWKVLSPKADDGKAFLESTRAKFKSGASTSGTTFASATPVTDAKHPIISVLVRNPDQIAALKGLDIDRVIMDFDWGVKYDESLQQIRDFGFKAGMATLRIHKPGESHYLKNILRLCPDFALVRNLGALSILKESGIPLTGDYSLNAANSASYDWLLSQGLSTLHPSWDLNSTQLFDLLENIDGQRLELTLHQYMPAFHSEYCAFARALTTGRRFPECGKICTKHKVEILDHKGERHFLQSDAECRNTLFVGKPQSALKLLPKLNAAGVNHYRLEMLTEDAETVRRKVVIYTQAIRGKITIEDAIREAGIQEKYGLSEGQLFNESTWQDRKK; from the coding sequence ATGATTAGCGCAACGACATCGCCGGAACTGCTTTTGCCGGTGGGAACCCGTGAAATGCTCGAAGCCGCCGTTAAAAACGGAGCCGATGCGGTTTACTTTGGAGTCCCCCACTGGAACGCCCGAGGCCGCACCGAAGACTTTACGTTCGACGATGTCCGTGACATGATCCGCTACGCCCGCATTCGCGGGGTCCGCACCTTCTTGGCCATGAACGTGCTGGTTTTCGAGCGAGAACTTTGGGAATTGCCCGAATTTCTGGAGAAAATCATCTCCCTGGAGCCCGATGCCTTCATTATTCAGGACATCGGTCTGGCCAGACTCATCCGTGCCATTGCCCCGCAGCAAGAGATTCATGCCAGCACCCAGATGACGCTTGCAAGCGCCGAAGGCGTCAATCTGGTAAAATCCATCGGTTTTAACCGCGCCGTTCTCGCCCGCGAACTTTCGGTCAAAGAAATCGCAGCCATCAAGGGTGGAACCGACCTGGAACTCGAAGTTTTTATTCACGGGGCCCTTTGCGTGAGCTATTCGGGCCAGTGCCTGACCAGCGAAAATTTTGGCGGACGCAGCGCCAATCGCGGCCAGTGTGCCCAAAGTTGCCGCCTTCCCTACCGCATTTTTGTGGACGGCAAGGAATTCCGCGACACCGACGCCCAATACCTCTTTAGCACTCGCGACCTGTGCGCCCTTCCGAAATTGGACGAATTGGAAGAAATCGGCGTAAATTCGCTAAAAGTCGAAGGCCGCCTTAAGAGCCCCGAATATGTTGCTGCCGTATCCCGCGCCTACCGCAAGGCTTTGAACCAGATTCCGCTCGATTCCAAGGACATGGAACCGTTAGAAGTGCTTTTCAGCCGAGGACTCAATACCGGCTGGCTCGATGGTGATAACCATCAGGAGCTGGTGAACGGAACCTTCAGCAATCACCATGGCATGGCCCTCGGGCAAGTCGCAAAAACCGACCGCGGGCAGATTATCGTCGCCCTGGATGAATCGGTTGGCTCCACCTACCCGCAACCCGGCGACGGCATCCTCTTCGAAAATGCAGCATTGGGCGTAAGTATCGGCAGCAGACTCTACGCCGCGCAAGTCACCCATTTGCCGCACCCGAAGCGCGGCGAGCCCAAGTACCTGCGTATGGAATTCGGGCGTGATTTCGATACCCGCCAAATCGCTGTCGGCATGCAGGTTTACCGCAACGACTCCCCTGCGCTCGAACGTGAACTGCGAAAGACTTTCACGGACCGCAATCTCGAAGAACGCATCCCCGTGAACATGGTTCTTTCCGGGAAAATCGGCGAACCCCTGAAGCTTACAATGAGCGACGGGCTGCATCATTCCGCAGAAGTCGTGGCTGAAACACCCCTTGAAGCCGCACGCAACAGTGAAAATCGCAGCAAAAACGAAGCGGACAAGGCCCTCCATGATTTGGCGCAGAAGGAACTTTCGGGCCTTAGTGCTACCGCTTACCAGCTAAAGCACCTGGACATTCAAGTGGACCGCGGCGCATTTATCCCGGGAAAAGTCCTGAGGACACTGCGCCAAAATGCCGCCGAAAAGCTCGATGAAATTCGCTGCCAATGGAAGGTTCTTTCGCCTAAGGCGGATGATGGCAAGGCATTCCTCGAAAGCACCCGCGCCAAGTTCAAGTCCGGCGCATCTACCAGTGGCACGACTTTTGCGTCCGCTACACCAGTCACCGACGCCAAGCACCCGATCATCAGCGTACTCGTCCGCAACCCCGACCAGATTGCCGCCCTCAAGGGCCTCGACATTGACCGCGTCATTATGGATTTCGACTGGGGCGTCAAATACGACGAATCCCTGCAGCAGATTCGCGACTTCGGATTCAAGGCGGGCATGGCGACGCTTCGCATCCACAAGCCGGGCGAAAGCCATTACCTCAAGAATATTCTGCGGCTTTGCCCGGACTTTGCACTGGTGCGAAATCTGGGGGCGCTTTCCATCCTTAAAGAAAGCGGAATCCCGCTCACGGGCGACTACAGCCTGAACGCCGCCAACAGCGCAAGCTACGACTGGCTCCTTTCGCAGGGTCTTTCGACGCTCCACCCCTCTTGGGACCTTAACAGCACGCAGCTCTTTGACCTTCTCGAAAACATCGACGGACAGCGCCTAGAACTCACATTGCACCAGTACATGCCCGCCTTCCATTCGGAATACTGCGCCTTCGCCCGCGCGCTCACGACGGGTCGCCGCTTCCCCGAATGTGGAAAAATTTGCACCAAGCATAAGGTGGAAATCCTGGACCATAAGGGCGAACGCCACTTCTTGCAGAGTGACGCTGAATGCCGCAACACGCTCTTTGTAGGTAAGCCGCAATCGGCGCTAAAGCTTTTGCCAAAACTCAACGCCGCCGGAGTCAACCACTACCGCCTTGAAATGCTCACCGAAGACGCCGAAACCGTGCGCCGCAAGGTTGTCATTTACACGCAGGCCATTCGCGGAAAAATCACCATCGAAGACGCAATCCGCGAGGCCGGAATTCAAGAAAAGTACGGCCTTTCCGAAGGTCAGCTCTTTAACGAAAGCACCTGGCAAGACCGCAAGAAATAA
- the rpiA gene encoding ribose-5-phosphate isomerase RpiA: MASMDELKKAAGVRAADMIKDGMTVGLGTGSTAAHMVNRLAERIKTEGLHVVGVSTSWSTTLQCRSLGIPLKEMGEVSHLDMVIDGADEIDDQRNLIKGRGAAHLLEKIVASMTDNYVIIADSGKKVNKLGEKFAVPLEIIPGAIAVVTERVKKLGGDLKVRMGAPGKDGPVISDSGNLIADAKFGIIENPDKLARDLEHIVGIVGHGLFVGMATKVILADADKGLVEF; this comes from the coding sequence ATGGCATCGATGGACGAACTCAAGAAGGCTGCAGGCGTTCGCGCGGCAGATATGATCAAAGACGGCATGACCGTGGGTCTTGGAACGGGTAGCACCGCCGCCCATATGGTGAACCGCCTTGCCGAGCGTATCAAGACGGAAGGCCTGCATGTGGTTGGCGTAAGCACGAGCTGGAGCACCACGCTGCAGTGCCGTAGCCTCGGCATTCCGCTGAAGGAAATGGGCGAAGTTTCTCACCTGGACATGGTGATCGACGGTGCCGACGAAATCGACGACCAGCGCAATTTGATCAAGGGCCGTGGCGCTGCCCACCTGCTCGAAAAGATCGTTGCCTCGATGACGGACAACTACGTGATTATCGCGGACAGCGGCAAGAAGGTGAACAAGCTCGGCGAAAAGTTCGCAGTACCGCTGGAAATCATCCCAGGCGCTATCGCCGTGGTGACCGAACGAGTGAAGAAGCTCGGCGGCGACCTCAAGGTGCGTATGGGTGCTCCCGGCAAGGACGGCCCGGTGATTAGCGACAGCGGCAACCTGATTGCAGACGCCAAGTTCGGCATTATCGAGAATCCGGACAAGCTCGCCCGCGACCTGGAACACATCGTGGGTATCGTGGGCCACGGCCTGTTCGTGGGCATGGCGACCAAGGTGATTCTCGCCGACGCCGACAAGGGCCTCGTGGAATTCTAG
- a CDS encoding RICIN domain-containing protein yields the protein MNFTGSLKLLTVSAFLTACLAGNAFSAVEYTLHKSANPTADEQDAYKRITTVMDSAVKLYNTYSNLSKYINVYYAPGVPTAEASSNGDLRFGENRSYMVVPTAMHEMGHTMGIGTTSEYAATCVDGVFRNDKVQAKLREMDGPNAELHCDRQHIWPYGLNQASEAKSEQDLINHVILVETIYQQLFKVAFFKEGRIKSLGDTKKCMGITSSNALELMDCKDTATFVKIFSVGDNPVTYYIQLGNRVVDIPNESTAAGIRAATYGYNGGAHQRYVFEGAPVNTPNAFYLKNYKSGHYLQSVENTVVQNPKQQNDSFIWQIQETIEEDTSATDTSAADTSVADTSKKDTSKTAIAARQIVHTQQLRLPTRTFDLKGRAVRKQTLSRGRGTILFNR from the coding sequence ATGAATTTTACGGGGTCGCTTAAACTCCTTACTGTTTCTGCTTTTTTGACGGCTTGCCTTGCGGGCAATGCCTTTTCGGCTGTTGAATACACTTTGCACAAGTCTGCGAATCCGACTGCCGACGAGCAAGATGCCTACAAGCGAATCACGACGGTAATGGATTCTGCAGTCAAGCTTTACAATACCTATTCGAATCTTTCGAAGTACATCAACGTGTATTACGCACCGGGCGTGCCCACGGCCGAAGCCAGCAGCAACGGTGACTTGCGCTTTGGTGAAAACCGCAGCTACATGGTGGTACCGACAGCCATGCACGAGATGGGACACACGATGGGTATCGGGACCACGTCGGAATATGCGGCAACGTGTGTAGATGGAGTCTTCAGGAACGACAAAGTTCAGGCGAAACTTCGTGAGATGGATGGCCCGAACGCGGAACTCCATTGCGACCGTCAGCATATCTGGCCCTACGGTTTGAACCAGGCGAGCGAAGCCAAGTCCGAGCAGGACCTGATCAACCATGTGATTCTCGTGGAAACCATTTACCAGCAACTGTTCAAGGTGGCGTTTTTCAAAGAGGGGAGAATCAAGTCTCTTGGCGATACCAAGAAGTGCATGGGGATTACTTCGAGTAACGCTCTGGAATTGATGGATTGTAAGGATACGGCGACCTTCGTGAAGATTTTCTCGGTGGGCGACAACCCGGTTACATACTACATTCAGCTCGGGAACCGCGTCGTGGATATCCCGAACGAATCCACAGCGGCTGGCATTAGAGCGGCGACCTACGGTTACAATGGCGGCGCTCACCAGCGGTATGTATTTGAAGGCGCTCCGGTCAATACACCGAACGCATTCTACCTCAAGAATTACAAGAGCGGGCATTATCTGCAGTCGGTGGAAAATACCGTCGTGCAGAATCCGAAACAGCAGAACGATTCGTTCATCTGGCAGATTCAGGAAACTATCGAGGAAGATACTTCGGCTACAGACACTTCAGCTGCAGATACCTCTGTCGCGGATACGAGCAAGAAGGATACTTCCAAGACGGCTATTGCTGCAAGGCAAATTGTACACACGCAGCAGCTCCGGTTGCCGACGAGAACCTTCGACCTGAAGGGACGCGCCGTTCGCAAGCAGACGCTAAGCCGCGGGCGCGGAACGATTCTATTTAACAGGTGA
- a CDS encoding peptidylprolyl isomerase gives MEMIQDKLKVSIAYSLKERTGKILEEVPTSYPFVYIHGFNNIIPGLEDALEGRHLNESFSVDIPFEQGYGPYRPDLVMEVPKDELREVGEIWLGMELEMYMDEDVREFQLPETADEFVDGLNLDDDEESDGIYTIKEIKKDTVVVDGNHPFAGKDLTFDVTVVAIEQPSFTELETGYPDREEDFDHFDDGFDGADGEDFDDNNHNRRWR, from the coding sequence ATGGAAATGATTCAAGACAAGCTGAAGGTCAGCATTGCCTATTCCTTGAAGGAACGCACCGGAAAGATTCTCGAAGAAGTGCCCACGAGCTACCCGTTCGTGTACATTCACGGGTTCAACAACATTATTCCGGGGCTTGAAGACGCGCTGGAAGGCCGTCACTTGAATGAAAGTTTTTCTGTCGATATTCCGTTCGAACAGGGCTATGGCCCCTACCGCCCCGACTTGGTGATGGAGGTCCCGAAGGACGAACTCCGCGAGGTGGGCGAAATTTGGCTCGGCATGGAGCTCGAGATGTACATGGACGAGGACGTGCGCGAATTCCAGCTGCCGGAAACGGCCGATGAGTTCGTGGACGGGCTGAACCTGGACGACGACGAGGAATCCGACGGAATCTACACGATTAAGGAAATCAAGAAGGACACGGTGGTCGTGGACGGGAACCACCCCTTTGCGGGCAAGGACCTGACTTTTGACGTGACGGTGGTCGCTATCGAGCAACCGAGTTTTACCGAGCTCGAAACCGGCTACCCCGACCGCGAAGAAGATTTTGACCATTTTGACGACGGCTTCGACGGAGCCGACGGCGAAGATTTTGACGACAACAACCACAACAGGAGATGGCGCTAA
- a CDS encoding metallophosphoesterase, whose product MLYGICSDIHSNAVAFEAVLASMKDNGVERRVCLGDLVGYGADPDESVRLARENMDICIIGNHDSVAIKHESSAGFNPYAKQAIEWTQNHLSEDSISYLRSLPYICEENDICFVHASPLSPADWVYVTELEDALDAFEHFKGRYCFVGHTHSPVIVASRPNAIPKILDEYEYRIEDTERLLVNVGSVGQPRDRDPRSCWCLLDTETMCVRLIRVDYDVFETQERMRKAGMPSFLIDRLSVGR is encoded by the coding sequence ATGCTATACGGTATTTGTTCTGATATCCATTCTAACGCGGTGGCTTTCGAGGCGGTTCTTGCCTCTATGAAGGACAACGGGGTAGAACGGAGGGTTTGTCTTGGTGATTTAGTGGGTTATGGTGCTGATCCTGACGAAAGCGTTCGTCTGGCTCGCGAAAATATGGACATTTGCATTATCGGTAACCACGACAGCGTGGCGATCAAGCATGAGTCCAGCGCCGGATTCAACCCCTATGCCAAGCAAGCCATCGAATGGACGCAGAACCACTTGTCGGAAGATTCGATTTCGTATTTGCGTTCGCTGCCGTACATTTGCGAAGAAAACGATATTTGCTTTGTGCACGCCTCTCCGCTTTCGCCTGCGGACTGGGTGTACGTGACCGAACTCGAAGATGCTCTCGATGCCTTTGAGCATTTCAAGGGCCGCTACTGCTTTGTGGGCCATACGCACAGTCCGGTAATTGTGGCGAGCCGCCCGAACGCAATCCCCAAGATTCTGGACGAATACGAATACAGAATCGAGGACACGGAACGCCTGTTGGTGAACGTGGGCAGCGTAGGCCAGCCGCGTGACCGCGATCCGCGCTCCTGCTGGTGCCTGCTGGATACTGAGACCATGTGCGTGCGCTTGATTCGCGTCGATTACGATGTGTTCGAAACGCAGGAACGCATGAGAAAGGCCGGCATGCCGAGCTTCCTCATCGACCGCCTCAGTGTGGGCAGGTAA
- a CDS encoding peptide chain release factor 3, with the protein MNSEIEKRRTFAIVSHPDAGKTTITEKFLWYGNVIREAGHVRAKANRSYTVSDWMKIEQQRGISVSSSVLNFPFEGCMFNLVDTPGHQDFCEDTYRALTAVDAALVLIDSVNGVEKQTIKLMDVCRMRHTPIITFINKMDLDGRHVLDLLDEIESILKIKVAPFTLPIGVGKLFKGVYSIAENTFHTFNKEEGHQEIIQMDGPDDPRLVEMCGENWVAQFKEEYEMVTGAMDPFDHEKFLKGEMCPVFFGSAVNNFGVRQLLNAFAKLAPPPMVRETDKRPVSPDENAFSAFVFKIQANMDPKHRDRTAFLRICSGSFTRGEKVFHVRTGREIRLAAPTAFLAKDKEVIDHAWAGDIVGINDPGLFRIGDTLTDGEKINFTGIPDFAPEHFARVTLLNPLKSKQMAKGLAELSEEGATQLYEPLKSAIPVIGVVGELQFDVLKFRLQSEYGADVSLDRVPAHGIRWVSGPEKDVAKFAEEYAMDCMMDKERNLVCLFPNEYRLNLAIKNYENLTFAATSQG; encoded by the coding sequence ATGAATTCCGAAATCGAAAAACGCCGCACTTTTGCTATTGTCAGCCACCCTGACGCGGGTAAGACCACCATCACCGAAAAGTTCCTCTGGTACGGAAACGTGATTCGCGAAGCGGGCCACGTGCGCGCCAAGGCAAACCGCAGCTACACGGTGAGTGACTGGATGAAGATCGAACAGCAGCGTGGTATTTCGGTTTCGAGTTCCGTGCTGAATTTCCCGTTCGAAGGTTGCATGTTCAACCTGGTCGATACCCCGGGGCACCAGGACTTCTGCGAAGACACCTACCGCGCCCTGACCGCTGTGGATGCCGCCCTCGTGCTTATCGATAGCGTGAACGGTGTGGAAAAGCAGACCATCAAGCTTATGGACGTGTGCCGCATGCGCCATACGCCCATCATCACGTTCATCAACAAGATGGACTTGGATGGCCGCCACGTGCTCGACCTGCTCGACGAAATTGAAAGCATCTTGAAAATCAAGGTCGCCCCCTTTACGCTCCCCATTGGCGTGGGTAAGCTTTTCAAGGGCGTGTATTCCATTGCCGAAAACACATTCCATACCTTCAATAAAGAAGAAGGCCATCAGGAAATCATCCAGATGGATGGCCCGGACGATCCGCGCCTCGTAGAAATGTGCGGCGAAAACTGGGTCGCTCAGTTCAAGGAAGAATACGAGATGGTGACCGGTGCCATGGACCCGTTCGACCACGAAAAGTTCCTGAAGGGCGAAATGTGCCCCGTGTTCTTCGGTTCTGCGGTGAACAACTTCGGTGTGCGCCAGCTGCTGAACGCCTTTGCGAAGCTTGCGCCGCCCCCGATGGTGCGCGAAACCGACAAGCGCCCGGTAAGCCCCGACGAAAACGCCTTCAGCGCCTTCGTGTTCAAGATTCAGGCCAATATGGATCCCAAGCACCGCGACCGTACAGCATTCCTGCGCATTTGCTCGGGTAGCTTTACTCGTGGCGAAAAGGTTTTCCATGTGCGTACGGGCCGCGAAATCCGCTTGGCTGCTCCGACAGCATTCCTCGCCAAGGACAAGGAAGTGATCGATCACGCCTGGGCGGGCGATATCGTGGGTATTAACGACCCGGGTCTGTTCCGCATTGGCGATACGTTGACTGACGGCGAAAAAATCAACTTTACCGGCATTCCGGATTTTGCTCCGGAACACTTCGCCCGCGTAACGCTCCTGAACCCGCTTAAGTCTAAGCAGATGGCGAAGGGCCTTGCCGAACTGAGCGAAGAAGGTGCAACCCAGCTGTACGAACCGCTCAAGTCCGCTATTCCTGTGATTGGCGTGGTGGGCGAGTTGCAGTTCGACGTGCTCAAGTTCCGTCTGCAGAGTGAATACGGCGCCGACGTGTCGCTGGACCGCGTGCCTGCTCACGGAATCCGCTGGGTGTCTGGCCCCGAAAAGGATGTCGCCAAGTTCGCCGAAGAATACGCGATGGACTGCATGATGGACAAGGAACGCAACCTCGTTTGCCTGTTCCCCAACGAATACCGTCTGAACCTCGCTATCAAGAACTACGAGAACTTGACGTTCGCCGCTACCTCGCAGGGCTAG
- a CDS encoding PD-(D/E)XK nuclease family transposase, which translates to MERNDFAQFLGKLRNANDNGQDIDAFVKQYEHRNVYFYNDGCIKKILANEKNLILTTDLVNAALGLIGSDRIANPKLVNPFIPGELGYHSIEPDILLTNDRGSDAPRDRISIEVQHEDSNSLFKDRLVLYVARLTNNMVKQGEVPQLENLHVVSFQFFDAFAKSPNYRHTVQLKNQEQEVYFDRQTVTLVEVAKFLKNAKDYVGDNCRLAQWLRAIDTLNREADFSEFANDPVFKLLQNEVKLCNFSSRYLMTVDMSDFDRAVAEYSTKMDIAKKMLENKEPLQKIVSYTGLPEAKIRNLK; encoded by the coding sequence ATGGAAAGAAACGATTTTGCTCAATTTCTCGGCAAACTCAGGAACGCAAACGATAACGGGCAGGACATCGACGCATTTGTCAAACAATACGAACACAGGAACGTGTATTTCTACAACGACGGATGCATCAAGAAAATCCTTGCCAATGAAAAGAACCTGATTCTCACGACGGACCTTGTGAATGCGGCTCTGGGCTTGATCGGCTCGGACCGCATCGCTAATCCGAAGCTCGTGAACCCATTCATTCCTGGCGAGCTTGGTTACCACAGTATCGAACCGGACATTTTGCTGACGAATGATCGCGGATCAGATGCACCGCGTGACCGCATTTCGATTGAGGTACAACACGAGGACAGCAATTCCTTGTTCAAGGATCGTCTTGTCCTTTACGTGGCCCGCCTTACAAACAATATGGTGAAACAGGGCGAAGTTCCGCAACTCGAAAACTTGCACGTGGTCAGTTTCCAGTTCTTTGACGCGTTCGCGAAGTCGCCGAATTATCGCCATACGGTGCAGCTAAAAAATCAGGAACAGGAGGTTTACTTTGACCGCCAGACAGTGACGTTGGTTGAAGTGGCGAAGTTTCTCAAGAACGCGAAGGACTATGTCGGCGACAACTGCCGCTTGGCTCAGTGGCTCCGTGCTATTGACACGTTGAATCGCGAAGCCGATTTCAGTGAATTTGCGAACGATCCCGTGTTCAAGCTCTTGCAAAACGAGGTGAAATTATGTAATTTCAGTTCGAGGTATCTTATGACTGTAGACATGAGCGATTTCGACCGGGCTGTAGCCGAGTATTCGACGAAAATGGATATTGCGAAGAAAATGCTTGAAAATAAAGAGCCTCTTCAAAAGATTGTTTCTTATACGGGACTTCCGGAAGCTAAAATTCGCAACTTGAAGTAA
- a CDS encoding viroplasmin family protein: protein MPKQKFYAIKSPNESKIVMTWAECEKLTHGVKGVLFKSFGSRAEAEAWISGMEAPVPEGLRVFVDGSFSPGFAKSGWAFVVTENDKEIARGSGITAFDAESRNIDGEVMASYQAMRWLDANDKCGVICHDYEGIARWAKGEWQAKSNIAKRYVAAAQPYLHRVSFEKVEAHTGVKWNELVDKLAKDAIARAKK, encoded by the coding sequence ATGCCTAAACAGAAATTCTATGCGATAAAGTCCCCGAACGAAAGCAAAATCGTCATGACTTGGGCCGAATGCGAAAAATTGACCCATGGGGTCAAAGGAGTGCTCTTTAAATCCTTTGGTTCCCGTGCCGAAGCGGAAGCATGGATCTCTGGAATGGAGGCTCCCGTGCCCGAAGGCTTACGCGTTTTTGTAGACGGATCCTTCTCGCCGGGATTTGCGAAATCGGGTTGGGCATTCGTTGTGACCGAAAATGATAAAGAAATCGCCCGCGGTTCTGGCATTACGGCTTTTGATGCTGAAAGTCGTAACATAGACGGCGAAGTGATGGCCTCTTACCAAGCCATGCGCTGGCTCGATGCCAACGACAAATGCGGCGTCATTTGCCACGACTATGAAGGCATTGCGCGTTGGGCCAAAGGCGAATGGCAGGCCAAGAGCAATATCGCCAAGCGTTACGTGGCGGCGGCACAGCCTTACTTGCACCGTGTGAGTTTTGAAAAGGTGGAAGCCCATACCGGTGTCAAGTGGAACGAACTTGTGGACAAACTAGCAAAGGATGCCATTGCCCGCGCCAAGAAATAA
- a CDS encoding 23S rRNA (pseudouridine(1915)-N(3))-methyltransferase RlmH: MKWVLAVFGKAGSPFIADEVDKYVKRLRGGMFPLEVVELKESKIDDRVQALAQEAALFDKKFPKSEYKRVILSEEGKLMDTVKLSDTLRDRFPGNIVFLIGSAYGIDENLKKTADLLLSLSPLTFTHDHARVLFAEQLYRVQMVMQNHPYHHR, encoded by the coding sequence ATGAAATGGGTTCTCGCTGTTTTTGGTAAGGCTGGTTCGCCGTTCATTGCCGACGAGGTCGACAAGTATGTCAAGCGTTTGCGTGGGGGAATGTTCCCGCTCGAAGTCGTGGAACTCAAGGAATCCAAGATAGACGACCGCGTGCAGGCGTTGGCGCAGGAAGCGGCCCTGTTCGACAAGAAATTCCCGAAGTCCGAATACAAACGCGTTATTTTGTCCGAAGAGGGCAAGTTGATGGACACGGTCAAGCTGTCGGATACGCTCCGGGATCGTTTTCCGGGAAATATCGTGTTCTTGATCGGATCGGCTTACGGCATCGACGAGAACCTGAAAAAGACGGCCGACTTGCTTCTTTCGCTTTCGCCGTTGACGTTTACTCATGACCATGCCCGCGTGCTTTTCGCCGAACAGCTTTACCGCGTTCAGATGGTCATGCAAAATCATCCTTATCACCATAGATAA